The following proteins are encoded in a genomic region of Thiomicrospira sp. R3:
- the rdgB gene encoding RdgB/HAM1 family non-canonical purine NTP pyrophosphatase, which produces MLKKPVKRQPGLVKPSKKLVLASLNPGKLAEMQSVVKGYEVYLQSEFFEGQAEETGLSCMENAILKARFAAHRTGLPSIGDDSGLFVDALHGAPGLYSARFAGDNATDQQNVEKLLAVMRDVPEGHRHAKYVCTMAYVRYALDPLPVCVSAEWPGYIFHEQRGDQGYGYDSVFYLFRQNATVAQLMPALKQSLSNRTVALRALLAQID; this is translated from the coding sequence ATGTTAAAAAAGCCTGTTAAACGACAACCAGGCCTGGTTAAACCCTCCAAGAAATTGGTTCTGGCATCGCTCAATCCTGGCAAGCTGGCTGAAATGCAGTCGGTTGTGAAGGGCTATGAGGTGTATCTACAGTCTGAGTTTTTTGAAGGGCAGGCTGAAGAAACCGGTTTGAGTTGTATGGAAAATGCAATATTGAAAGCGCGTTTTGCTGCGCATCGTACAGGTTTGCCTTCGATTGGTGATGACTCAGGATTGTTTGTAGACGCTTTACATGGTGCACCTGGGCTATATTCTGCGCGGTTTGCCGGTGATAATGCCACAGACCAACAGAATGTTGAAAAGCTATTGGCTGTCATGCGCGATGTGCCTGAAGGTCATCGTCATGCTAAATATGTTTGTACTATGGCCTATGTACGCTATGCGTTAGATCCTTTACCTGTTTGCGTTAGTGCAGAGTGGCCGGGTTATATATTTCATGAACAGCGAGGTGATCAGGGTTATGGTTATGACTCGGTGTTTTATTTATTTCGACAAAATGCAACGGTTGCGCAACTTATGCCGGCGTTAAAACAGTCGCTGAGTAATCGCACAGTTGCATTGCGTGCACTCTTAGCACAAATAGACTAA
- a CDS encoding BMC domain-containing protein, translating into MIKLRTYISINSLQPQIASYMGTAAQGFLPVPGDACLWMEVAPGMAVHRLTDIALKGSNVHLGQQVVERAYGSMVIHHRDQSDVLEAGEKVLSFLGTEVHSRQKCHIMWNEIIRSIMPDHAVLINRDNRRGSMILPGQSMYIMETEPAGYIVYAANEAEKAANITLIEARAVGAYGRLILAGNEADINTAAEAATRAIQNLTGV; encoded by the coding sequence ATGATTAAACTGCGAACCTATATTTCTATTAACTCGTTGCAGCCACAAATAGCTTCTTACATGGGAACCGCTGCACAGGGATTTCTGCCTGTTCCTGGTGATGCTTGTTTATGGATGGAAGTTGCACCGGGAATGGCCGTTCATCGGTTGACGGATATTGCACTGAAAGGCTCAAATGTTCATTTAGGTCAGCAGGTGGTCGAACGTGCTTATGGCTCGATGGTTATTCACCATCGAGATCAGAGTGATGTTTTGGAAGCCGGTGAAAAAGTCTTAAGCTTTTTGGGCACTGAAGTGCATTCGCGTCAAAAATGTCATATTATGTGGAACGAGATTATTCGTTCTATTATGCCTGATCATGCGGTATTGATTAACCGTGACAATCGTCGTGGGTCGATGATTTTGCCTGGTCAGAGTATGTATATTATGGAAACTGAACCAGCGGGTTATATCGTTTATGCAGCGAATGAGGCTGAAAAAGCAGCGAATATCACCCTTATTGAGGCGCGGGCTGTTGGTGCGTATGGACGTCTTATTCTCGCAGGTAATGAAGCAGATATTAATACCGCGGCTGAAGCGGCGACACGTGCAATTCAGAATCTTACAGGTGTTTAG
- a CDS encoding AAA family ATPase, whose amino-acid sequence MIIQIANIKGGCGKSTLTTNLAALLVNQGKDVIIVDADRQATSSNWALDRNETDKPKVNHVQAFDNIRETLLDLAKRYEYVLVDAGGRDSRELRTGMTAANLLIIPFRPSQPDLDVLPSLQEIITLSKDYNPNLKVRAVLTLAPTNPSVKEVEEAKDYLKDYQDIHLLKTIVRDRKIYRDAISLGYGVVEMNNDKAIEEIQQLSEEIHGN is encoded by the coding sequence ATGATTATACAAATAGCGAATATAAAAGGTGGGTGTGGTAAAAGCACGTTAACCACAAACCTTGCCGCCCTTCTAGTCAACCAAGGTAAGGATGTCATTATTGTTGACGCTGATCGACAAGCAACCTCCTCTAACTGGGCGCTGGACCGAAATGAAACAGACAAACCCAAGGTCAATCACGTTCAAGCTTTTGACAACATTCGAGAAACCTTACTCGACCTAGCTAAACGCTATGAGTATGTTCTAGTCGATGCCGGTGGCCGCGATTCACGAGAGCTACGAACCGGAATGACCGCCGCCAACCTGCTTATCATCCCGTTCAGACCATCGCAACCCGATTTAGACGTTTTGCCGAGCTTACAAGAAATTATTACACTTAGCAAAGACTACAACCCAAATTTAAAAGTGCGAGCAGTATTAACCCTTGCGCCCACAAACCCCTCGGTGAAAGAAGTTGAGGAAGCTAAAGACTACCTCAAAGATTACCAAGACATACATCTACTCAAAACGATTGTTCGTGATCGTAAAATCTATCGTGATGCCATCAGCCTTGGTTATGGCGTAGTAGAAATGAACAATGACAAAGCAATCGAAGAAATTCAACAATTATCGGAGGAAATCCATGGTAACTAG
- a CDS encoding YcgL domain-containing protein, whose protein sequence is MEKITVCAYKSNKKEELYVFVDQTKGLDTLPAEFLVMFGETQFVTEFELTPTRRLGREDPAKVYEAIKSKGYFVQMPPNEIEKLSDMPPPPERLDNIY, encoded by the coding sequence GTGGAAAAAATTACTGTTTGTGCTTATAAAAGCAACAAAAAAGAAGAACTCTATGTATTTGTTGACCAAACAAAAGGGCTCGACACCCTGCCAGCGGAGTTTCTAGTCATGTTTGGCGAAACCCAGTTCGTTACTGAATTCGAACTAACACCCACAAGACGACTTGGGCGTGAAGATCCTGCTAAAGTTTATGAAGCCATTAAATCAAAAGGCTACTTTGTCCAAATGCCACCGAATGAAATTGAAAAACTAAGCGACATGCCACCACCGCCAGAAAGATTAGACAACATCTATTAA
- a CDS encoding NAD(P)H-binding protein: MKSVFDQKLSRVCVLSGTGFVGEQVVRELSSQNYAVSVVVRRPERFRQLNLLPNVSLFAVEDGYSESFFKACFKGVDVVINLFADQTCPTESVDEDQIVGLAQLVKQVAEQTKVKRVLQLSQIGANASQATNAWLKALGEADAITHNMASISTTLFRAGLLIGENDHSTSRYAKQLTRSAFAMIAHAQTQVQPLWVKDFAKGLVLSVNNRHHHNTKLEVVGSERMTIKDLAEWVKTLMGIEKALIVPMCQLNAKFMLLLGPLAPFKTVTAYQQKLLAVDLVSEQDFIDCFGFEPASLEYALSSYVANQPIKQRLDYFRQLAGRKQTDFK, from the coding sequence ATGAAATCAGTTTTTGATCAGAAGCTATCGCGGGTTTGCGTGTTAAGTGGTACGGGGTTTGTTGGTGAGCAGGTGGTTCGTGAATTGTCTTCGCAAAACTATGCAGTAAGTGTTGTCGTTCGCCGTCCAGAGCGTTTTCGCCAATTAAATTTATTGCCAAATGTTAGCTTGTTTGCGGTTGAAGACGGGTATAGCGAATCTTTTTTTAAGGCCTGTTTTAAGGGCGTGGATGTTGTTATAAATTTGTTTGCCGATCAAACCTGTCCTACCGAATCAGTTGATGAGGATCAAATCGTTGGCTTGGCGCAGTTAGTTAAGCAAGTTGCTGAGCAGACTAAAGTTAAGCGTGTTCTTCAGCTTTCACAAATTGGTGCGAATGCGAGTCAAGCGACTAACGCTTGGCTTAAGGCGTTGGGTGAGGCCGATGCGATTACCCATAATATGGCTTCCATCTCAACGACCCTATTCCGTGCGGGGTTGTTAATTGGGGAAAACGATCATTCGACGTCACGCTATGCTAAGCAGCTAACCCGTTCGGCTTTCGCTATGATAGCGCATGCCCAAACCCAAGTGCAGCCGCTTTGGGTTAAGGATTTTGCTAAAGGTCTAGTTTTAAGCGTAAATAATCGTCACCACCATAACACTAAACTAGAGGTCGTGGGTAGTGAACGTATGACGATTAAAGATTTAGCGGAATGGGTGAAAACCTTAATGGGCATTGAGAAAGCGTTGATTGTGCCCATGTGCCAATTAAATGCCAAGTTTATGCTACTGCTCGGCCCTTTAGCGCCTTTTAAAACGGTGACGGCTTATCAGCAAAAGCTTTTAGCTGTTGACTTGGTGAGTGAGCAGGACTTTATTGACTGTTTCGGTTTTGAACCTGCGAGTTTAGAGTATGCCCTGTCAAGTTATGTTGCCAATCAACCGATCAAACAACGGTTGGATTATTTTAGGCAGCTTGCAGGTCGTAAACAGACTGACTTTAAATAA
- a CDS encoding multifunctional CCA addition/repair protein: protein MQVYLVGGAVRDALLNIPIQDRDWVVVGAHAQDLLDLGCKQVGSDFPVFLHPETQEEYALARTERKAGHGYHGFEIDASAVVTLEEDLLRRDLTINAMALTNQGELIDPYGGQRDLEQRVLRHVSPAFVEDPLRVLRVARFKAQLAEFGFQLAPETHDLLCQMVNEGELGALVAERIWQEVTKALMTSRPGLFFACLKEIGALAVLFPALDRLFRVPQSETHHPEGDAGVHTLMVLDAAAKLSDSLDVRFAALVHDLGKGMTNPASWPKHPGHEQAGLPIVEEWGQLFRVPKSTLQLALRVTEWHGWIHRGGLSMSLADMLKVLKGCDAFRQPDRFELLLVACEADHLGRKGFEEQSYPQKDFWLGALEACKKVDASVLAADGLKGEKMAQAIEQQRLARLDNFKTQLLIMAKIAD from the coding sequence ATGCAGGTATATCTTGTTGGTGGTGCAGTTCGGGATGCATTACTCAATATTCCTATTCAAGATAGAGATTGGGTAGTGGTTGGTGCTCATGCGCAGGATTTGCTTGATTTAGGTTGTAAGCAGGTTGGTAGCGACTTCCCGGTCTTTTTACACCCCGAGACGCAAGAAGAATATGCCTTAGCGCGAACAGAGCGTAAGGCTGGCCATGGTTATCATGGTTTTGAAATTGATGCCTCTGCGGTGGTCACGCTTGAAGAGGATTTGTTGCGTCGGGATTTAACGATCAATGCGATGGCATTAACCAATCAGGGCGAGTTGATTGATCCTTATGGTGGGCAGCGAGACCTAGAGCAGCGCGTATTGCGCCACGTTTCGCCTGCTTTTGTAGAAGACCCTTTGCGGGTTTTGCGGGTGGCGCGATTTAAAGCGCAGCTCGCTGAATTTGGTTTCCAGCTTGCTCCAGAAACTCATGATTTGCTTTGTCAAATGGTAAACGAGGGCGAGTTAGGTGCTTTGGTGGCCGAGCGAATTTGGCAAGAAGTGACTAAAGCCTTGATGACAAGCCGGCCTGGTTTGTTTTTTGCCTGTTTAAAAGAAATCGGAGCTTTAGCCGTGCTGTTCCCGGCTTTAGACCGTTTGTTTAGGGTGCCTCAATCGGAAACGCATCACCCTGAGGGCGATGCGGGCGTGCATACTTTAATGGTATTGGATGCGGCGGCGAAGCTGTCGGATTCGTTAGATGTCCGTTTTGCAGCATTGGTTCATGATTTGGGCAAGGGGATGACCAATCCTGCATCTTGGCCGAAACATCCTGGGCATGAACAAGCAGGCCTGCCGATTGTTGAGGAGTGGGGACAGTTGTTTCGTGTGCCAAAGTCAACCTTGCAGCTTGCGTTACGCGTCACAGAATGGCATGGTTGGATTCATCGCGGTGGCCTGTCGATGTCGTTGGCCGATATGTTGAAGGTTTTGAAGGGCTGCGATGCATTTCGCCAGCCAGATAGGTTTGAGCTTTTGCTTGTTGCCTGTGAAGCCGATCATTTAGGGCGTAAAGGGTTTGAGGAGCAGTCTTATCCGCAAAAAGATTTTTGGTTGGGTGCACTTGAGGCTTGCAAGAAGGTTGATGCTTCGGTTTTAGCCGCTGATGGCTTAAAAGGTGAAAAGATGGCGCAGGCGATTGAGCAGCAGCGTCTAGCTCGATTAGATAACTTCAAAACACAGTTGTTAATTATGGCAAAGATAGCAGACTAG
- a CDS encoding cation diffusion facilitator family transporter — MDNARLTRVATYAAVAVALTLIVVKFVGWWLTDSVSILASLLDSMLDVLASIMILIAVRYAQVPADHEHRFGHGKAEPLAALAQSIFIAGSAFYLFIYATERLFNPRPVEQITLGVAIMVFSLVLTLILVGFQRYVVRRTQSTAIKSDSLHYISDIAANGVVIVGLLLMVWGFDWVDPALGMVIALVIAWSAYKLARESANQLLDIELPDAMREQVGDIIRSHRGVEGFNDLRTYRSGPNIFIQFDLELDDRMPLVKAHLIAEEVTERIKQAIPQADVIVHQEPVSLRLDPQHHQWGQD, encoded by the coding sequence ATGGATAATGCACGTTTAACAAGGGTTGCAACCTATGCGGCAGTCGCCGTGGCCTTGACCTTGATTGTGGTTAAGTTCGTTGGCTGGTGGTTGACCGACTCGGTGAGTATTTTGGCTTCGTTGCTCGATTCGATGCTTGATGTATTGGCCTCGATAATGATTTTGATTGCAGTGCGTTATGCCCAGGTTCCTGCTGATCATGAGCATCGTTTTGGTCATGGCAAGGCTGAGCCTCTTGCCGCCTTAGCGCAAAGTATTTTTATCGCGGGTTCGGCGTTTTATTTGTTTATTTATGCCACAGAGCGTTTGTTTAACCCTCGACCGGTAGAGCAGATTACATTGGGTGTGGCTATCATGGTGTTTTCTTTGGTCTTGACTTTGATATTGGTCGGGTTTCAACGTTATGTCGTGCGCCGAACTCAGTCAACGGCGATTAAGTCAGATTCATTGCATTATATTTCGGATATAGCGGCCAACGGTGTGGTGATTGTTGGTTTGTTGTTGATGGTCTGGGGCTTTGATTGGGTTGACCCTGCTTTAGGGATGGTGATTGCACTGGTGATTGCTTGGAGTGCGTATAAGTTGGCGAGAGAGTCAGCCAATCAGTTATTGGATATTGAGTTACCCGATGCCATGCGCGAGCAGGTTGGTGACATTATTCGGAGTCATCGCGGGGTGGAAGGCTTTAATGATTTACGTACCTACCGTTCTGGCCCTAATATTTTTATTCAGTTTGATTTGGAGTTGGATGATCGCATGCCTTTAGTCAAGGCGCATTTAATCGCAGAAGAAGTGACGGAACGTATTAAGCAGGCGATTCCGCAAGCCGATGTGATTGTTCATCAAGAACCCGTTAGTTTGCGTTTA